In Chryseobacterium lactis, a single genomic region encodes these proteins:
- a CDS encoding lipocalin-like domain-containing protein: protein MMHKILSVAFIVAISSVISAQKLKKENVIGFWKLKEAGFYENKKKVVKQFDNCRLMRNYALREDGFAIYNYVEGSVGDCSPSEPRLSFWRIVDNRIQFYVDDKNILEEVEVTLNKDKTIIFSSYIPGKTIVKGDPLAEKVMNTVHYDILEKLY, encoded by the coding sequence ATGATGCATAAAATATTATCTGTTGCCTTTATCGTGGCAATATCTTCTGTTATTTCCGCTCAAAAATTAAAAAAAGAAAATGTCATCGGTTTCTGGAAGTTAAAAGAGGCTGGTTTCTATGAAAATAAAAAGAAAGTTGTAAAACAATTTGATAACTGTCGTCTTATGAGGAATTATGCGCTCCGGGAAGACGGTTTTGCTATCTATAATTATGTTGAAGGAAGTGTAGGAGATTGCAGCCCGTCTGAGCCAAGGCTTTCTTTCTGGAGAATTGTAGACAATAGGATTCAGTTTTATGTGGATGATAAAAATATTCTTGAAGAAGTAGAAGTTACCTTGAATAAAGACAAAACAATTATATTTTCAAGCTACATTCCGGGAAAAACCATTGTTAAAGGAGATCCTTTGGCTGAAAAAGTTATGAATACCGTTCATTACGATATTCTGGAAAAACTATATTGA
- a CDS encoding DUF3857 domain-containing protein — protein sequence MDNQIQVENYKIQQPEMWAGNIGDQEIKDRIKDSEFARKQIEEGRDYCYFLDKKYYSSNTENSEYICMAYTLNEPGNLERASVSDVVVEENEVYQIHRISVLRDGVLIDKIPDTKIKVLDSENQSSGGILSSNKKINITIKDLRLYDVLILEDTRVKEFTDRDFLRKEFSKYVWVSPDNYWAYGSFKFTFINEREQQITYKKTFFRDEQGNVLEPEINYLKKGDRFVIEEENYINPVDSGREIFPYIDFATESNWKELSNYIVPMYDEVFSLASLKDFAPNLIEKIDAITDQDEKLEFAIEYVQNHIYYIFNADEMNGHKPQAPSVTYENKQGDCKAKSVLLKVILDYIGVDASVVLVNFNTDYYIKYYLPSLLSFNHVVVKINYKGEEYFIDATIRDEFGLIENRGFIYFMHYLEVKKDQELQVRKPYKFPYYCVNEKADFNVQGNTGKLNLVTTYRGNRANAMRRYFKNTNKREIIDSWNSFLFYSLNYSNDRNGTDVRNVFKDAVIDVISDDKKQNELTIQYSSSVDNPYYTDPQGNRFLMYFDRNLVKASARDFMHKDLPFWHNFDSEKYEINLYTDQKIDTDEKYTVQETTIANPYFDFKSRKKIAKTGATVFIEYSPLVNLEIPQSEFERFREDHHTIADSNFGLGIDIIEAGLMNRLKFSFKKRFK from the coding sequence ATGGACAATCAAATTCAAGTTGAAAATTACAAGATTCAACAACCTGAAATGTGGGCAGGAAATATCGGAGACCAGGAAATAAAAGATCGAATCAAGGACTCTGAATTTGCCAGAAAACAAATCGAAGAAGGCAGGGACTACTGCTACTTTTTAGACAAAAAATACTACAGCAGCAATACGGAAAACAGCGAATACATCTGCATGGCTTATACCCTGAACGAACCGGGAAACCTGGAAAGGGCTTCTGTTTCTGATGTTGTCGTTGAAGAAAACGAGGTATATCAGATTCATAGGATCAGTGTATTAAGAGACGGTGTGCTTATCGATAAAATTCCCGATACTAAAATAAAAGTGCTGGATAGCGAGAATCAAAGCAGTGGTGGGATTTTGAGCAGTAATAAAAAGATCAATATTACCATAAAAGATCTTAGGTTGTATGATGTTTTGATTCTGGAAGATACTCGTGTAAAAGAGTTTACAGATCGCGATTTTCTTAGAAAAGAGTTTTCAAAATATGTTTGGGTGAGCCCTGATAATTACTGGGCGTACGGAAGCTTTAAGTTTACTTTTATTAATGAACGTGAACAGCAGATTACTTATAAAAAGACGTTTTTCAGAGATGAGCAGGGCAATGTGCTGGAACCGGAAATTAATTATTTAAAAAAAGGAGACCGCTTTGTTATTGAAGAAGAGAATTATATTAATCCTGTAGACTCCGGACGTGAAATTTTTCCTTATATCGATTTTGCAACAGAAAGTAACTGGAAAGAGCTTTCCAATTATATCGTTCCGATGTATGATGAAGTTTTCAGCCTGGCTTCTCTAAAGGATTTTGCTCCCAACCTTATCGAAAAGATTGATGCTATTACAGATCAGGATGAAAAGCTTGAGTTTGCTATAGAATATGTTCAGAATCATATCTATTATATTTTCAATGCTGATGAAATGAACGGACATAAACCACAAGCACCATCTGTAACTTATGAAAACAAGCAGGGTGACTGTAAGGCAAAATCAGTTTTACTTAAAGTTATTCTCGATTATATCGGAGTGGATGCGTCTGTAGTATTGGTTAATTTTAATACAGATTACTATATCAAATATTATTTGCCTTCATTGCTGAGCTTTAATCACGTTGTTGTAAAAATAAATTATAAAGGAGAAGAGTACTTTATTGATGCGACGATTCGGGATGAATTCGGATTGATTGAAAATAGAGGATTTATCTATTTCATGCATTACCTGGAAGTGAAAAAAGATCAGGAATTGCAGGTAAGAAAACCATATAAATTTCCATATTACTGTGTGAACGAAAAAGCAGATTTCAATGTTCAGGGCAATACCGGAAAACTTAATCTTGTTACCACATACAGAGGAAACAGAGCCAATGCGATGAGAAGGTATTTTAAAAATACCAATAAAAGAGAAATAATAGACAGCTGGAACAGCTTTTTGTTTTATAGTCTTAATTATTCTAATGACAGAAACGGAACTGATGTCCGGAATGTTTTCAAAGACGCCGTCATTGATGTAATAAGTGATGATAAAAAGCAAAATGAACTAACGATCCAGTATTCATCTTCCGTTGATAATCCTTATTATACGGATCCTCAAGGGAATCGTTTTCTGATGTATTTCGACAGAAATCTGGTGAAGGCAAGCGCCAGGGATTTTATGCACAAAGATTTACCTTTCTGGCATAATTTCGATAGCGAAAAGTATGAAATTAACCTGTATACCGATCAGAAAATTGATACAGACGAGAAATATACAGTGCAGGAAACTACCATTGCTAACCCATATTTTGATTTTAAAAGCCGTAAGAAAATTGCTAAAACCGGAGCTACTGTTTTCATCGAGTACAGTCCTTTGGTCAACCTTGAAATTCCACAAAGTGAGTTTGAAAGATTCAGAGAAGATCATCATACGATAGCAGACAGTAATTTTGGATTAGGAATCGATATTATTGAAGCAGGTTTGATGAATAGGCTTAAATTCAGTTTTAAGAAAAGATTTAAATAA
- a CDS encoding DUF4377 domain-containing protein codes for MKSIATILKGTVPALALFAMTQCTTTSGVSAADEKTFIVGPQTADCTGVAPMKCLQVKEKASESWTNFYTNIEGFTYEPGYEYVLKVKTEKIANPPADGSSVKYTLVKQVSKVKKEAVAANEKTIIVGAQTVDCSAGAGRMKCMQVKENASENWTNFYSNIEGFTYEPGYEYVLKVKTEKIANPPADASSIKYTLIEQVSKTKK; via the coding sequence ATGAAAAGTATAGCAACAATTCTAAAAGGGACAGTACCCGCATTAGCATTATTCGCAATGACACAATGTACAACGACAAGCGGGGTATCTGCAGCTGATGAAAAAACATTCATCGTAGGACCACAAACGGCAGATTGTACAGGAGTAGCCCCTATGAAATGTCTGCAGGTAAAGGAAAAAGCTTCTGAAAGCTGGACAAATTTCTACACGAATATTGAAGGATTTACTTATGAGCCGGGATATGAATATGTTTTAAAAGTAAAAACAGAGAAAATCGCAAATCCTCCGGCAGACGGATCTTCCGTGAAGTATACTTTGGTAAAACAAGTTTCTAAAGTTAAAAAAGAGGCTGTTGCTGCAAATGAAAAAACAATCATTGTAGGAGCACAAACAGTTGATTGTTCAGCAGGAGCAGGACGTATGAAATGTATGCAGGTAAAAGAGAACGCTTCAGAGAACTGGACGAATTTCTACAGCAATATTGAAGGATTCACCTATGAGCCCGGATATGAATATGTTCTGAAAGTAAAAACAGAAAAAATTGCCAATCCACCGGCAGATGCTTCTTCAATAAAATATACATTGATCGAGCAGGTTTCTAAAACAAAGAAATAA
- a CDS encoding SPFH domain-containing protein: MGIYLAPVIFFGLIILFASFFVVKQETAAIIERFGKFQGVKHSGLHLKLPVIDQIAKRLNLRIQQLDVMIDTKTLDNVFIKMKISVQYQVIRNQVGDAFYRLENPENQITSFVFDVVRAEVPKLKLDDVFVRKDDIAVAVKSELQEAMNSYGYDIIKALVTDIDPDEQVKHAMNRINAAEREKTAAEYESEAQRIRIVAVAKAEAESKKLQGQGIADQRREIAKGLEESVRMLNNVDINSHEASALIVVTQHYDTLHSVGASNRSSLVLLPNSPTAASNMLNDLVVAMTTANTVGESTKGKYPEPPKKETGY, encoded by the coding sequence ATGGGTATTTATCTAGCGCCCGTTATATTCTTCGGGCTTATCATTTTATTCGCTTCGTTTTTTGTTGTAAAACAGGAAACGGCAGCTATTATAGAACGTTTTGGGAAATTTCAGGGAGTAAAACATTCCGGGCTTCATCTTAAATTGCCGGTTATTGATCAGATTGCCAAGAGACTGAACCTCAGAATTCAGCAGCTTGATGTGATGATTGATACCAAAACACTGGATAATGTTTTCATTAAAATGAAAATTTCAGTTCAGTATCAGGTGATCAGAAATCAGGTAGGAGACGCTTTTTATCGTCTGGAAAATCCCGAAAATCAAATTACTTCTTTTGTATTTGATGTCGTAAGGGCTGAGGTTCCGAAGTTAAAACTTGATGATGTCTTTGTAAGAAAAGATGATATTGCAGTTGCTGTAAAAAGTGAACTTCAGGAAGCAATGAACAGTTATGGATATGACATTATCAAAGCTTTGGTAACAGACATCGATCCGGATGAACAGGTAAAACATGCCATGAACAGGATCAATGCCGCTGAAAGAGAGAAAACAGCCGCTGAATATGAATCGGAAGCTCAAAGAATCCGAATTGTTGCCGTAGCAAAAGCGGAAGCAGAATCTAAAAAACTACAGGGACAAGGAATTGCAGACCAAAGACGAGAGATTGCCAAAGGGCTTGAAGAATCAGTACGAATGCTCAATAATGTAGATATTAATTCTCACGAAGCCTCCGCATTGATTGTCGTAACACAACATTATGATACATTACATTCTGTAGGAGCAAGCAACCGAAGCAGTTTGGTTCTCCTTCCCAATTCACCTACTGCAGCAAGCAATATGCTCAATGATCTGGTAGTGGCAATGACTACAGCCAACACGGTAGGAGAGTCTACTAAGGGAAAATATCCTGAGCCTCCAAAGAAAGAGACCGGCTATTAA
- a CDS encoding deoxyguanosinetriphosphate triphosphohydrolase, with amino-acid sequence MNLNQIFTNQRTGNNPHTKASRTDFQRDFDRIIFSSAFRRLQNKTQVFPLPGSVFVHNRLTHSLEVSSVGRSLGSIIGEFIAEDYKNELTEDSKNFYLYNLGNVIAAACLCHDVGNPAFGHSGEDAIASYFERNEKDLKSKFNEKEWADLVNFEGNANAIRVLAQQQQGKDEGGIQLTFSTLASIAKYPCEAIAKKKGIIHRKKFGFFQNEKDIFLEIAKGTHLISESEEPHIFKRHPFVWLVEAADDICYNIIDMEDAHRLGIVSTADCENLFFELIKSESNDIDRVKNKLTSISNENEKISYLRAKAINALINKSLEIYKQNFETILEGNLDKGLLDVYKSENTALQDIESFSIEKIYNHKAVVEIENAGYNVMYELLDHFIPSILKPDEERKSYDKKALKLLPRQFVYENGTDYQKVLGVIDFVSGMTDNYATDLYRKIKGIDIGMTV; translated from the coding sequence ATGAATTTAAACCAGATTTTTACCAATCAACGTACAGGAAACAATCCACATACTAAAGCTTCAAGAACTGATTTTCAACGGGATTTCGACAGAATCATCTTCTCTTCTGCATTCAGAAGATTACAAAACAAAACTCAGGTTTTTCCGTTGCCAGGAAGTGTGTTTGTACACAACAGGTTGACCCACTCCCTGGAAGTTTCATCTGTGGGAAGAAGTTTAGGAAGTATTATTGGTGAATTTATTGCGGAAGATTATAAAAATGAACTTACTGAGGATTCAAAGAATTTTTATCTATATAATTTAGGAAATGTAATTGCTGCAGCGTGCTTATGTCATGATGTTGGAAATCCCGCTTTTGGGCATTCCGGAGAAGATGCCATTGCAAGCTATTTTGAGAGGAATGAAAAAGATCTGAAGTCAAAGTTTAATGAAAAGGAATGGGCAGATCTGGTTAACTTCGAAGGAAATGCCAATGCCATCAGGGTACTGGCTCAGCAGCAGCAGGGAAAAGATGAAGGAGGTATTCAGCTTACTTTTTCTACGTTGGCAAGTATTGCCAAATATCCTTGTGAAGCTATTGCCAAGAAAAAAGGGATTATTCACAGAAAGAAATTTGGTTTTTTCCAGAATGAAAAAGATATTTTCCTGGAAATTGCTAAAGGAACCCACCTGATTTCTGAAAGTGAAGAACCTCATATCTTTAAAAGACACCCGTTTGTATGGCTGGTAGAGGCGGCAGACGATATCTGTTATAATATTATTGATATGGAAGATGCTCACAGACTGGGAATTGTTTCCACGGCAGACTGCGAAAATCTTTTCTTCGAACTCATAAAATCAGAAAGCAATGATATAGACAGAGTAAAGAATAAGCTGACTTCCATTTCCAACGAAAACGAAAAGATTTCTTACCTCAGAGCAAAAGCGATTAATGCATTGATCAATAAATCATTAGAGATTTATAAGCAAAATTTTGAAACGATTCTGGAAGGGAATCTGGATAAAGGACTTCTGGATGTTTATAAATCTGAAAATACTGCTTTACAGGATATTGAATCGTTCTCTATTGAGAAAATTTACAATCACAAAGCTGTGGTAGAAATTGAAAACGCAGGGTACAATGTAATGTACGAGTTGCTGGATCATTTCATTCCTTCTATTCTGAAGCCGGATGAAGAAAGAAAATCTTACGACAAAAAAGCTTTAAAGTTGCTTCCGAGACAGTTTGTGTATGAAAACGGAACAGACTATCAGAAAGTCCTGGGGGTTATTGATTTTGTTTCAGGAATGACAGACAATTACGCTACTGATTTATACAGAAAAATAAAAGGGATCGATATTGGAATGACGGTTTAG